One Streptomyces umbrinus genomic window, GAGGCGGTGCTGCGTGGCTGTCAGGTGGACCGGGAACAACTGCTCCACCTCTTGGAGCTGGGGAAGCGCAACAACGTCACGATCCAGGTGCTCCCGTTCGGCCTGGCGATCCCTGCTGCGCTCGGCGGCCCCATGGTGATGCTGGAGACGCACGACCACGAGCGCTTCGCGTACTCGACAGGCCAGTCGGTGAGCCAGTTCACGTCCGACCCAGGGGTGGTCAGCGCGCACATCGAGCGGCTTAGCATGATCCGCACCGTGGCTCTCGGCCCTGCTGAGTCGGCCGGTTTCATCGAGCGGATGGTGGAGGCGCTATGAGCGAGCAGCTGACGTGGTTCAAGTCCAGCCACAGCGACGCCGAGGGTGACAACTGCGTGTCAGTCGCCCTCACCCCCACCACCACCCACATACGTGACACCAAACTGGCTGCCGACAGCCCCGAGTTGAACGTACGGGCCCCCGCCTGGTCCGCCTTCATCTCCGCAGTTCAGC contains:
- a CDS encoding DUF397 domain-containing protein — encoded protein: MSEQLTWFKSSHSDAEGDNCVSVALTPTTTHIRDTKLAADSPELNVRAPAWSAFISAVQPGA